Below is a genomic region from Paraburkholderia sp. BL23I1N1.
ACCTGCCAATGAACCCACCCGGCGCGTCAGCAAAAATGCGAGAAAACCATAAATGATGACCGCAGCGGCAACATGAGTACTCGGAAACACGTGTACGTCGGACTGGAGCGAACCTGGCGGAGTCCGGCGTATCGCCAGATGAATGGCAAATATCAATAGCTGGGAAAAAACAACGGCGCCCAGCCAGTACGCCAGGGTGCGCCAACGACGTTCCCATATCATCCAAAGCGCCACTGTCACAGCGAGCGCTGCCAGCGTGGCAATGCTACCCAACGTTGCGAGACCCGACAGCGTGATATCACCCCAAGTCGTGCGCATGGATTGAAGAAAGTGATAGACCGACACGTCAATCCCCACCTTCGGATTGCCGTGAATTGCCTCGTCGAGGACGTCGAAGAAAACCCAGGCGGAGAAAAGAACCACTGCCGATGTCACAACCATAAAGCCAGCGACCGGACGCTCGGGGTCCAAGGCTCGCAGGACGAAGCGACCCGGCTGTGTCCTGTGAGCACCGGCCCAATTCAGAAGGCCGTGGCGCATTGCACCGCCCCAGGCGTTGATGTGCGCCAGAAGAAAGCGAGCGCCACGAAAGCCCAGCCACACTATTGAGACCACGAGCGTGATTGTGACAACAAGACGGAAGGACACTCCGCTCACCAGTTGGACCGACGCACCGAATACGACGCCCAACAGGATGTAAGCGGATGCCCAGAGCAATGCCGAAAAGACATTCACCCCATAAAAACGCGCGGGCGTCATCCCCGCCATTCCCGCTACCACCGGGACAATCGCGCGTACCGGCCCGATGAATCTTGCGAGCACCACACTCTTGGCGCCATGCCTGGCGAAAAACACGTATCCCGCGTCGAGCAACTGCGGGTGAGCCCGAAAAGGCAACAGGCGGGAGATTCTGGTCCTGTAACGGCGACCAAGCCAGTAGCTGAAGCCATCACCCGCTACCGCGCCAGTAATTGTGCATGCGAAGACCCATCCAAGACCCAAGGTTCCAGTTCCCACAAGCGCACCGGCCACGAAAATGGCCGAGCTACCGGGAATGAAGGTACCTACAACGGCGATGGCTTCAAGAAACGCGGCGAGGAATATCACCGTAAGCGTCCACACCGGATGCCCAGCAAGCAGATGCAACATGTGGAAATACGCGTGCTCCATCTACATCTCCCACGTCCATGCGCAATCTGATGCCATTGCCTACAGGATAGCGCCGGGTTCCGTCAAGCTCCCGGGGACAACTTTGATTTGAGGATTGTGGTGATTGAGTTCGCCGGAAATACCGCAGCCTCGCCGCAGGGATTCAGTCCAAATTGCCGGTTCCGGTCGGGACAATTCTGGGTGAACGTCGACAGCTCTCGCTGGTGCATACCTCGGGTCGATCAGTGACATGTGCATCGCAAGTATCCCGTGACGGTAGCTACCGGCGAACCTCCCAATCTTAAGGGTCCCCAATCGGGTGCTCACAGGTGCCGGCGTAGCCCGCTCACGCAGAGGAGAACGGCGAAACCCTGTTCCGGCCGGTGGCCTTGGCATTGTATAGCGCTTCATCAGCAGCCCTGATCACTGCGGATACATCGTCGTCCTGTTCCGGCTCCCAGCTGGCCATGCCGATGCTGGCGGTCACGCGTCCGTATTCGCTGCCTGCATGTTCAATGGCCAGTTCGCTGATAGCCTCGCGGATCTGTTCGGCGATCTGCGCGGCACCCGCGGGCGGGGTGTCCGGCAGTACCACGACGAACTCCTCCCCGCCGTAGCGCGCCGCACTGTCCAGGGGCCGCCGGATGTTATCCCCGATGCAGCGTGCCACCGTAGCGAGCGCATCGTCGCCCGCCAGGTGTCCGTAGGTGTCGTTGTAGGCCTTGAACCGGTCGATATCGACGAATAGTAGCGAAAACATGCTGCGCATGCGTCGGGCCCGACGCCACTCCTGATCGAGAATCTCTCCCAGCGTGCGGCGGTTGTTGAGGCCGGTCAGGCCGTCGATTCTCGCGAGCAGTTTCAGTTCCGATTCGGCACGCATCCGGCGCCGCAACTGCGCGCCCAGCATGAACGA
It encodes:
- a CDS encoding bifunctional DedA family/phosphatase PAP2 family protein, with translation MEHAYFHMLHLLAGHPVWTLTVIFLAAFLEAIAVVGTFIPGSSAIFVAGALVGTGTLGLGWVFACTITGAVAGDGFSYWLGRRYRTRISRLLPFRAHPQLLDAGYVFFARHGAKSVVLARFIGPVRAIVPVVAGMAGMTPARFYGVNVFSALLWASAYILLGVVFGASVQLVSGVSFRLVVTITLVVSIVWLGFRGARFLLAHINAWGGAMRHGLLNWAGAHRTQPGRFVLRALDPERPVAGFMVVTSAVVLFSAWVFFDVLDEAIHGNPKVGIDVSVYHFLQSMRTTWGDITLSGLATLGSIATLAALAVTVALWMIWERRWRTLAYWLGAVVFSQLLIFAIHLAIRRTPPGSLQSDVHVFPSTHVAAAVIIYGFLAFLLTRRVGSLAGVFVATVSAVVVLFIALAGLYFGQFWFSDAIGGAALAAVWISVVALTAVWRHPRVPPSRRLMPALMLGVVCVSVAVQLAFAPPVPRLSGNATQTLMLTTVSHWINSLSNKLPCYRADMSGDRREPMAFQWSANADDIRSGLRSRTWIEGISVSARSLLSVVSPEAAAIALPVLPKLNDGVPSPLVFVRPGNARDERDVLRFWPSGYAVQNERGTAPVPIWVGSLEHERLNRQSWPLNILHARNAAAPELDAGDAWPESSGAEVLTRLDCRGTPVLLLISPAN